A DNA window from Ipomoea triloba cultivar NCNSP0323 chromosome 10, ASM357664v1 contains the following coding sequences:
- the LOC116033058 gene encoding uncharacterized protein LOC116033058 gives MSTISWNCRGLGDPRTVCEIVDLVSCKKPEFLFLMETKVAQLHAERLRVKLGFDGLYYVDSLGLSGGLALFWRKNCSARLLSYSRNHVDVEVTQPGPICWRMTCFYGFLERGRRKDSWDLLRSLAPRSPLPWVVLGDFNDLLYQTEKRGGNPHPENLLHGFGEAVEECCLAQLPMRGYQFTWERGKGTTHWMEERLDKVLASDEWSAMLDSAFVENLLTRTSDHSAIYLCVNPVVQSTSRALRGFKFEMAWVHDEGCRGVVEAA, from the coding sequence ATGAGTACCATCAgctggaactgtcgtggcttgggtGATCCACGAACAGTTTGCGAAATTGTGGACCTTGTGTCCTGTAAGAAGCCCGAATTTTTGTTCTTGATGGAGACTAAGGTGGCACAGCTGCATGCAGAGCGGCTACGTGTCAAGCTTGGATTTGATGGTTTGTATTACGTTGATTCGCTAGGCCTGAGCGGGGGGCTGGCATTGTTTTGGAGGAAAAATTGTTCGGCAAGATTGTTGAGTTATTCAAGAAACCATGTAGATGTTGAGGTAACACAACCGGGACCTATCTGTTGGCGTATGACGTGTTTCTACGGTTTCCTTGAGCGTGGGCGAAGGAAGGATTCGTGGGACTTGCTACGGTCTCTGGCCCCCAGATCGCCACTTCCATGGGTGGTCCTAGGAGACTTTAATGATCTGTTATACCAGACCGAGAAGAGGGGTGGCAACCCACACCCAGAGAACCTGCTACATGGGTTTGGGGAAGCTGTGGAGGAGTGCTGCTTGGCCCAGCTACCTATGCGGGGCTATCAATTTACTTGGGAAAGAGGAAAGGGTACCACACACTGGATGGAGGAGAGATTGGACAAGGTGCTTGCCTCCGATGAATGGTCTGCTATGCTGGATTCGGCCTTTGTTGAGAATCTTCTCACTCGAACTTCAGATCATTCAGCTATTTATTTGTGTGTAAATCCTGTGGTTCAGTCGACTAGTAGGGCACTCAGGGGTTTCAAGTTTGAGATGGCCTGGGTGCATGACGAGGGTTGTAGAGGTGTGGTGGAGGCTGCATAG